The sequence TCTAAAAGAAGAGGAAACAATAGACACATTAAATCATGATGACACATCTCAATAGATGCGCACTTTGTTACAAATAAACTACCCCGATGTGAAAGTTATAATTTCATTATTGATTCTCTTATTTTTACTCTTTGTCTTATCGGCTGGAAAATCTCCATATCTAAAAATAAATAGAGCTTCCAGCGCGATCATTGGTTCATGCTTTATCATAATATTTGGAATTCTAAACTTCGATCAAGCTGTAAGCTCTGTGGATATCAGGACAATAGTAATACTATTCAATATGATGATCCTGTCAGGAAGCTTGAAATTGGCTGGGTTTTTCCCAATGGCAGGTTCATTTCTTATCTCAAACGCAAAAAACAGAATTGCACTGCTATATTTAACTATTTTTATTACAGGAATTTTTTCTATGATAATAATAAACGATATAGTTTGTTTATTGTTTACACCAATAGTTATAATAATATGCTCTAGAACCAAAACCTATCCTATACCATTTTTATTAGGAGTAGCACTTGCATCCAATATTGGAAGTGCATGCTCTTTAATTGGGAACCCACAAAATATAATGATCGCAAATTTGTCCAAAATACCGTTTACAGTATATTTTATTAAAACATTGCCGATAAGTTTGCTTGGATTAATATTGGTTGCAATATTTTTACACATAAGATATAGAGATAGGTTGCCAAAAGAGATTTTGGATACAAAGTATAGAAAGTTTGTCTTTCACAAATACTTAGTTTACAAAAGTATTTTAATTTTGTTTTTTGTAGTGTTAGGCTTTGTGATAAACCTCAATCAAGTTGTAGTTTCTAGTCTTGGCGTTGTGTTTCTAATGTTAACCAGAAGAATAA is a genomic window of Thermodesulfobium sp. 4217-1 containing:
- a CDS encoding SLC13 family permease, whose protein sequence is MLQINYPDVKVIISLLILLFLLFVLSAGKSPYLKINRASSAIIGSCFIIIFGILNFDQAVSSVDIRTIVILFNMMILSGSLKLAGFFPMAGSFLISNAKNRIALLYLTIFITGIFSMIIINDIVCLLFTPIVIIICSRTKTYPIPFLLGVALASNIGSACSLIGNPQNIMIANLSKIPFTVYFIKTLPISLLGLILVAIFLHIRYRDRLPKEILDTKYRKFVFHKYLVYKSILILFFVVLGFVINLNQVVVSSLGVVFLMLTRRIKSEKLIKEVDYSLLLTFIGLFIVIGGVEKSGVINILVNDIGYNLFKNTSFFSFLTAILSNIIGNVPAVMMLHYFIPNENANYGWTMLAIISTLAGNLTLTGSIANLIVAEIAKKNKIEVKFLDYLKIGFPTTIFLILLSVLIIK